One segment of Panicum virgatum strain AP13 chromosome 1K, P.virgatum_v5, whole genome shotgun sequence DNA contains the following:
- the LOC120640536 gene encoding H/ACA ribonucleoprotein complex subunit 2-like protein — MGSDTETEKKKTPLALAPIAKPLAGKKLCKRTLKLVRRASEAKCLKRGVKEVVKSIRRGNKGICVIAGNISPIDVITHVPILCEEANVPYIYVPSKEDLATAGTTKRPTCCVLVLTKPTKGELSEEVKEKLKSDYDQVVTEVAEATSAMF, encoded by the exons atggggagcGACACGGAgacggagaagaagaagaccccgcTGGCGCTAGCGCCCATCGCGAAGCCTCTCGCAGGCAAGAAGCTCTGCAAGCGGACCCTAAAGCTCGTGCGCCGAG CCTCCGAGGCCAAGTGTCTGAAGCGGGGAGTCAAGGAGGTGGTCAAGAGCATCCGCCGTGGGAACAAAGG GATTTGTGTGATCGCTGGAAATATTTCTCCTATTGATGTGATTACACATGTTCCAATACTTTGTGAGGAAGCTAATGTTCCTTACATATATGTTCCCTCGAAAGAG GACCTTGCGACCGCGGGAACCACTAAGAGGCCAACTTGTTGCGTCTTGGTTCTGACCAAACCAACCAAGGGGGAGCTCAGTGAAgaggtgaaggagaagctgaAGTCAGACTATGACCAGGTTGTGACGGAAGTTGCTGAGGCTACATCTGCAATGTTCTGA
- the LOC120640545 gene encoding pre-mRNA-splicing factor CWC22 homolog isoform X1, with product MGKSKDKKASREAKEDNKWALGVKKKQLKRKKDRVVECAVDSEPAAEHGVSEDKELARRKKIALLKQKKKNKHAKVKSSHARADDVVESLSDSKDDATPQLKKKRSKKKLMESSSPVKVYESSVASDDAGASKLKKKKRKGKGGKSSAGINDAEEILHENQNEETLSADVNQLAAQSEDMDNEGPEKPKRRKKKELKKSNKAKSNKHASSKDNNLERHVEVDTANTDEIPSVDEDCSRGMKKWILEYKQKRPGLKVLQERIDEFIVAHEEQQEKEMKEREARAAEDGWTVVVHHKGRKKTTDTESGTTVGSVSLVAMQEKMAKKKPKEVDMNFYRFQKREARLSELAMLQSKFEQDRKRIQELRAQRKFKPY from the exons ATGGGGAAATCCAAAG ACAAGAAGGCTTCGCGGGAAGCGAAGGAGGACAATAAATGGGCACTTGGGGTCAAGAAGAAGCAGCTAAAGAGGAAGAAGGACAGAGTCGTGGAATGCGCCGTAGACAGCGAACCCGCTGCCGAGCATGGTGTCTCGGAAG ATAAAGAATTGGCACGGAGAAAGAAAATTGCATTGCTGaagcagaagaagaaaaataagcaTGCCAAAGTAAAGAGCAGCCATGCCAGggctgatgatgtggtggaaTCACTGTCAGACAGTAAAGATGATGCAACGCCTCagctgaagaagaagaggagcaaaaagaagctAATGGAAAGTAGCAGTCCTGTCAAGGTATATGAAAGTTCAGttgctagtgatgatgctggAGCATCTaagctgaagaagaagaaaaggaagggaAAAGGAGGGAAAAGCTCTGCTGGAATTAATGATGCAGAAGAAATTCTGCACGAAAATCAAAATGAGGAAACTCTAAGTG CTGATGTCAACCAACTTGCGGCACAGAGTGAAGATATGGATAATGAGGGGCCTGAGAAACCaaagaggagaaagaaaa AGGAACTTAAAAAGTCCAATAAGGCCAAGTCAAATAAGCATGCATCAAGCAAAGATAACAACCTGGAGAGGCATGTTGAAGTTGATACTGCAAACACTGATGAGATTCCATCAGTTGACGAAGACTGTTCCAGAGGAATGAAAA AATGGATCTTGGAGTACAAACAAAAGAGACCTGGTTTGAAGGTTTTGCAGGAAAGAATAGATGAGTTTATAGTTGCTCATGAAGAACAGCAGGAGAAG GAGATGAAAGAAAGGGAGGCCCGTGCGGCAGAAGATGGATGGACAGTTGTGGTGCATCACAAGGGTCGGAAAAAGACCACAGATACTGAAAGTGGAACAACTGTTGGCTCTGTATCTCTTGTTGCAATGCAAGAGAAAATGGCTAAAAAGAAACCCAAGGAAGTTGATATGAACTTCTACAGATTTCAGAAACGAGAAGCCCGCCTCAGTG AACTGGCAATGTTGCAGAGTAAGTTCGAGCAGGACAGGAAAAGGATACAGGAGCTTAGGGCTCAGAGGAAATTCAAGCCTTACTAA
- the LOC120640545 gene encoding uncharacterized protein LOC120640545 isoform X2, with the protein MGKSKDKKASREAKEDNKWALGVKKKQLKRKKDRVVECAVDSEPAAEHGVSEDKELARRKKIALLKQKKKNKHAKVKSSHARADDVVESLSDSKDDATPQLKKKRSKKKLMESSSPVKVYESSVASDDAGASKLKKKKRKGKGGKSSAGINDAEEILHENQNEETLSADVNQLAAQSEDMDNEGPEKPKRRKKKWILEYKQKRPGLKVLQERIDEFIVAHEEQQEKEMKEREARAAEDGWTVVVHHKGRKKTTDTESGTTVGSVSLVAMQEKMAKKKPKEVDMNFYRFQKREARLSELAMLQSKFEQDRKRIQELRAQRKFKPY; encoded by the exons ATGGGGAAATCCAAAG ACAAGAAGGCTTCGCGGGAAGCGAAGGAGGACAATAAATGGGCACTTGGGGTCAAGAAGAAGCAGCTAAAGAGGAAGAAGGACAGAGTCGTGGAATGCGCCGTAGACAGCGAACCCGCTGCCGAGCATGGTGTCTCGGAAG ATAAAGAATTGGCACGGAGAAAGAAAATTGCATTGCTGaagcagaagaagaaaaataagcaTGCCAAAGTAAAGAGCAGCCATGCCAGggctgatgatgtggtggaaTCACTGTCAGACAGTAAAGATGATGCAACGCCTCagctgaagaagaagaggagcaaaaagaagctAATGGAAAGTAGCAGTCCTGTCAAGGTATATGAAAGTTCAGttgctagtgatgatgctggAGCATCTaagctgaagaagaagaaaaggaagggaAAAGGAGGGAAAAGCTCTGCTGGAATTAATGATGCAGAAGAAATTCTGCACGAAAATCAAAATGAGGAAACTCTAAGTG CTGATGTCAACCAACTTGCGGCACAGAGTGAAGATATGGATAATGAGGGGCCTGAGAAACCaaagaggagaaagaaaa AATGGATCTTGGAGTACAAACAAAAGAGACCTGGTTTGAAGGTTTTGCAGGAAAGAATAGATGAGTTTATAGTTGCTCATGAAGAACAGCAGGAGAAG GAGATGAAAGAAAGGGAGGCCCGTGCGGCAGAAGATGGATGGACAGTTGTGGTGCATCACAAGGGTCGGAAAAAGACCACAGATACTGAAAGTGGAACAACTGTTGGCTCTGTATCTCTTGTTGCAATGCAAGAGAAAATGGCTAAAAAGAAACCCAAGGAAGTTGATATGAACTTCTACAGATTTCAGAAACGAGAAGCCCGCCTCAGTG AACTGGCAATGTTGCAGAGTAAGTTCGAGCAGGACAGGAAAAGGATACAGGAGCTTAGGGCTCAGAGGAAATTCAAGCCTTACTAA